Proteins from one Hydrogenophaga sp. SL48 genomic window:
- a CDS encoding lysozyme inhibitor LprI family protein has translation MKPIRIALLALSLGAASCATVANETLEAPPALGQLESKTYLACMKKANGRLEQGNCINEEIKWQRTQMNQLFGRLSAKLNEVQRVELAKSQKAWEVFLDAESRFSVSFYDPLGGDSDLTVGTNKIMWITQRRQQLYYHLDL, from the coding sequence ATGAAGCCGATCCGAATCGCCCTCCTCGCCCTCTCCCTCGGTGCCGCCAGCTGCGCCACGGTGGCCAATGAAACGCTTGAAGCCCCACCCGCACTGGGCCAGCTGGAGAGCAAGACTTACCTGGCGTGCATGAAAAAAGCCAATGGGCGGCTGGAGCAAGGCAACTGCATCAACGAAGAGATCAAGTGGCAACGAACCCAGATGAACCAACTCTTTGGACGCCTGTCGGCCAAACTCAATGAAGTACAGCGAGTTGAGCTGGCCAAATCACAGAAGGCATGGGAAGTGTTTCTGGATGCTGAAAGCCGGTTTTCGGTGTCCTTCTATGACCCACTGGGAGGCGATTCAGACCTGACCGTCGGCACCAACAAGATCATGTGGATCACCCAGCGTCGCCAGCAGCTGTATTACCACCTTGATCTTTGA
- a CDS encoding hemerythrin domain-containing protein: MTHEALRVIREEHATLAAMLQSLMQMVRRGPVHEGQDDSARFFDVLRAMLFYIDEFPETHHHPKESDLLFPRVVRAAPHVMATIDQLERDHATGEARVRKIMHLLLAWELLGEARRPVFIDEVTRYVDFYLEHMRLEETIVLPEAERHLGEADWHALNAAFATNQDPLNHRVPRDPQFDRLFTRIVMKAPAPVGLGQ; the protein is encoded by the coding sequence ATGACCCACGAAGCCCTGCGCGTCATTCGCGAAGAACACGCCACCCTGGCTGCCATGTTGCAGTCGCTCATGCAGATGGTCCGGCGCGGCCCGGTGCACGAGGGGCAGGACGATTCGGCGCGGTTTTTCGATGTGTTGCGGGCCATGCTGTTCTATATCGACGAGTTCCCCGAGACGCACCACCACCCCAAGGAGTCGGACCTGCTGTTTCCCCGGGTGGTGCGCGCCGCGCCGCATGTCATGGCCACCATCGACCAGCTGGAGCGCGATCACGCCACCGGCGAGGCGCGGGTGCGCAAGATCATGCACCTGCTGCTGGCCTGGGAGCTGCTGGGCGAGGCGCGGCGGCCGGTCTTCATCGACGAGGTGACGCGCTACGTGGATTTCTACCTGGAGCACATGCGGCTGGAAGAAACCATCGTGCTGCCCGAGGCCGAGCGCCACCTGGGCGAGGCCGACTGGCACGCGCTCAACGCCGCCTTCGCGACCAACCAGGACCCGCTGAACCACCGCGTGCCGCGCGACCCGCAGTTCGACCGCCTGTTCACCCGCATCGTGATGAAGGCGCCCGCGCCGGTCGGGCTGGGTCAGTAG
- a CDS encoding YbfB/YjiJ family MFS transporter translates to MPRSTLTAALTPEPPERTPFVRLALALSLGAAVSLGITRFAYGLLLPPMRDDLGWSYTLAGAMNTANAVGYLIGALAMSWLLRRTSPTRVLMAGALFATLFMAASGFFTSAWALMGQRALAGVASALVFSTGGLLAARLGARQPARSGFLLGLYYGGTGLGIVASALVVPLVLQAARGQAHAWAWAWWVLALVCALATALMVWPAQVLARHEAATPAQAAAAGPPDRRVFHLRDFAFGLLGYAGFGVGYIGYMTFVVALLREQGASPGAVTAFYALLGLAVVASSRIWAGLLDRHRNGLALALLNALLGVAAILPALTSAWPLIMVSGLLFGGVFLSVVASTTALVRHNLPPSQWAAGISAFTVVFAAGQIVGPTVVGLIADGAGGLARGLVFSAVALWAGAALAWRQRAL, encoded by the coding sequence ATGCCACGCAGCACCCTCACCGCCGCCCTGACACCCGAGCCCCCGGAGCGCACGCCCTTTGTGCGTCTCGCGCTTGCGCTCTCGCTGGGTGCGGCGGTCTCGCTGGGCATCACCCGCTTCGCCTACGGCCTGTTGCTGCCACCCATGCGCGACGACCTCGGCTGGAGCTACACGCTGGCCGGCGCCATGAACACCGCCAACGCCGTGGGCTACCTGATCGGGGCGCTGGCCATGTCGTGGCTGCTGCGGCGCACGTCGCCCACGCGCGTGCTCATGGCCGGCGCGCTGTTCGCCACCCTGTTCATGGCGGCCAGCGGTTTTTTCACGAGCGCCTGGGCGCTGATGGGGCAGCGCGCACTCGCGGGCGTGGCGAGCGCGCTGGTGTTCAGCACCGGCGGTTTGCTGGCGGCGCGCCTGGGTGCGCGCCAGCCCGCGCGCAGCGGATTCCTGCTCGGGCTGTATTACGGCGGCACCGGCCTGGGCATCGTGGCCTCGGCGCTGGTCGTTCCCCTGGTCTTGCAGGCGGCCCGGGGGCAGGCCCACGCCTGGGCCTGGGCGTGGTGGGTGCTGGCGCTGGTGTGTGCGCTGGCCACCGCGCTCATGGTCTGGCCGGCGCAGGTGCTCGCGCGGCACGAGGCGGCCACCCCGGCGCAGGCCGCCGCAGCAGGGCCACCGGACCGGCGCGTGTTCCACTTGCGCGACTTTGCCTTCGGCCTGCTGGGCTACGCGGGCTTCGGCGTGGGCTACATCGGCTACATGACCTTCGTGGTCGCGCTGCTGCGCGAGCAGGGCGCGAGCCCGGGCGCGGTGACGGCGTTTTACGCGCTGCTGGGGTTGGCGGTGGTGGCGTCGTCGCGCATCTGGGCCGGTTTGCTGGACCGCCACCGGAACGGCCTCGCGCTCGCCCTGCTCAACGCCCTGCTCGGCGTGGCCGCCATCCTGCCCGCGCTCACCAGCGCCTGGCCGCTGATCATGGTCTCGGGCCTGCTGTTTGGCGGGGTGTTCCTGTCGGTGGTGGCGAGCACGACGGCGCTGGTGCGCCACAACCTGCCGCCCTCGCAATGGGCCGCGGGCATCAGCGCGTTCACGGTGGTCTTCGCGGCAGGCCAGATCGTGGGCCCCACGGTGGTGGGCCTGATCGCCGACGGTGCCGGCGGCCTGGCGCGTGGCCTGGTGTTTTCGGCGGTGGCGCTGTGGGCGGGCGCGGCGCTGGCGTGGCGCCAGCGGGCGTTGTGA
- a CDS encoding CotH kinase family protein — translation MTLHRPAIALLAALLLSACVDFSASEPTAHPLPLDEPRFSHDSGFYEADISVGLSHPDPTVAVYYTLDGSEPDPGNVNGTTYRYKLQYPREPGDPFGAFHEQTYQSLRYKHRIAISDRSKEPDRIARISTTHHDVEPYYVTPLAALSAGEQRLNGLLGSINRSLPGPVQLPTVAPRPQARLLKGTVLRAMAVKKGGARSAVATATYFVMPRDTFTLPVVSLVAQEDLLFDHDKGILVAGKAFDDFRRQHPGQPIRGGNAPANWHARGDDTPAHFQFFSDTDKPAEASMDQRIGVRVHGGFSRANASKSLRLYARKRYGKNKFQHPVFGEDYNHKKLILRNSGNDFQKTMFKDAAAQAVVKSLNIETQGYQPVVTFLNGEYWGILNVREHFDTDYFSEKYAIPEKDIELVENNAVIEGDPAHWKQVMTFFEKSDLRREASYQQAGSLIDIDSFIDHQIANIFMGNVDWPHNNVKAWRYRGDSAQYTSKGVLDGRWRWLQYDADLALTMPATNTLAGALDPRGTRDLDGVEWSTLLLRKLMENPDFKARFINRFADLLNTTFQPERTSAVIQRMQDHIRLEMPRHLERWKVPTTVDEWDQHVQKMRSFVQQRPAIQRAQLMGQFGLKGTYSLTVTTPDATQGSIRVNSLQTRDLAERSGQDGAWTGTYFAGVPLELEAVAKPCYAFKRWHGIGATSATARVTASQRLSVRAEFEPVCAP, via the coding sequence ATGACCCTCCACCGCCCCGCCATCGCCCTGCTCGCCGCGCTGCTGCTGTCGGCCTGCGTCGATTTCAGCGCCAGCGAGCCCACGGCCCATCCCCTGCCGCTGGACGAGCCCCGCTTTTCGCACGACAGTGGCTTCTACGAGGCCGACATCAGCGTCGGCCTGTCGCACCCCGATCCGACGGTGGCGGTGTATTACACGCTCGACGGCTCCGAGCCCGACCCGGGCAACGTCAACGGCACCACCTACCGCTACAAGCTGCAATACCCCAGGGAGCCGGGCGACCCGTTCGGTGCGTTCCACGAGCAGACCTACCAGAGCCTGCGCTACAAACACCGCATCGCCATCTCTGACCGATCCAAGGAACCCGACCGGATCGCCCGGATCTCGACCACGCACCACGACGTCGAGCCCTACTACGTCACCCCGCTGGCGGCCCTGAGCGCCGGCGAGCAGCGCCTGAACGGGCTGCTCGGTTCGATCAACCGGTCCTTGCCGGGGCCGGTTCAGCTGCCCACCGTCGCCCCGCGCCCCCAGGCGCGCCTGCTCAAGGGCACGGTGCTACGGGCCATGGCGGTCAAAAAGGGCGGCGCGCGCAGCGCCGTGGCCACCGCCACCTACTTCGTCATGCCGCGCGACACCTTCACTCTGCCGGTGGTGTCGCTGGTGGCGCAGGAGGACCTGCTGTTCGACCACGACAAGGGGATCCTGGTCGCGGGCAAGGCCTTCGACGACTTTCGCCGCCAGCACCCGGGGCAACCCATCCGCGGCGGCAACGCCCCCGCCAACTGGCACGCCCGGGGCGACGACACCCCCGCCCATTTCCAGTTTTTTTCAGACACCGACAAGCCGGCGGAAGCCAGCATGGACCAGCGCATCGGTGTGCGGGTGCACGGCGGCTTCAGCCGGGCCAACGCGAGCAAATCGCTGCGCCTCTACGCCCGCAAACGCTATGGCAAGAACAAGTTCCAGCACCCGGTGTTCGGCGAGGACTACAACCACAAGAAGCTGATCCTGCGCAACTCGGGCAACGACTTCCAGAAGACCATGTTCAAGGACGCCGCCGCGCAGGCCGTGGTGAAAAGCCTGAACATCGAGACCCAGGGCTACCAGCCGGTGGTGACCTTCCTCAACGGCGAGTACTGGGGCATCCTGAACGTGCGAGAGCACTTCGACACCGACTACTTTTCCGAGAAATACGCCATCCCCGAAAAGGACATCGAGCTGGTCGAGAACAACGCGGTGATCGAGGGCGACCCGGCGCACTGGAAGCAGGTCATGACCTTCTTCGAGAAGTCCGATCTGCGGCGTGAGGCGTCGTACCAGCAGGCCGGCAGCCTGATCGACATCGACAGCTTCATCGACCACCAGATCGCCAACATCTTCATGGGCAACGTGGACTGGCCGCACAACAACGTCAAGGCCTGGCGCTACCGGGGCGACAGCGCCCAGTACACCAGCAAAGGCGTGCTGGACGGCCGCTGGCGCTGGCTGCAATACGACGCCGACCTGGCCCTGACGATGCCCGCCACCAACACCCTGGCCGGCGCGCTGGACCCGAGGGGCACCCGGGACCTCGATGGCGTCGAGTGGTCCACCCTGCTGCTGCGCAAGCTGATGGAGAACCCGGACTTCAAGGCCCGCTTCATCAACCGCTTCGCCGACCTGCTCAACACCACGTTCCAGCCCGAGCGCACGTCCGCCGTCATCCAGCGCATGCAGGACCACATCCGCCTGGAAATGCCGCGCCACCTGGAACGCTGGAAGGTACCGACCACGGTGGACGAGTGGGACCAGCACGTGCAGAAGATGCGCAGCTTTGTGCAGCAGCGCCCCGCCATCCAGCGCGCGCAGCTGATGGGGCAATTCGGGTTGAAAGGCACCTACAGCCTGACGGTCACCACGCCCGACGCCACGCAGGGCTCGATCCGGGTCAACTCCCTGCAGACCCGCGATCTGGCGGAGCGCAGCGGTCAGGACGGCGCGTGGACCGGCACCTATTTCGCCGGGGTGCCGCTCGAACTCGAAGCGGTGGCCAAGCCTTGCTACGCGTTCAAGCGCTGGCACGGCATCGGCGCAACCAGCGCGACGGCGCGCGTCACGGCAAGCCAGCGCCTGTCCGTCCGGGCCGAATTCGAGCCCGTGTGCGCACCCTGA
- a CDS encoding polyphosphate polymerase domain-containing protein, translated as MSPVEDRLASFQRIGLAELNQRAALMTRKDNKYLLTGAQVLGFLGQVGDRFDALDIGGKTAFSYHSAYFDSDSLHCFRDHNQNRRKRLKVRYRHYEDTQQFFMEVKLKGNGGETSKLRRAITPAHFESHELPAELDQYLKSVAKNHHQRELSDRYRQTLQVRYQRTTLIAQASPERVTLDNQLHFAQSHREIALSGSLWVVEVKSPKGVSATDRVLKDLGARPASLCSKYCVGLSLTSPAQRSSRFTPTLKKIAALG; from the coding sequence ATGAGCCCCGTCGAAGACCGCCTCGCGTCGTTCCAGCGGATCGGCCTCGCCGAGCTCAACCAGCGCGCCGCGCTGATGACCCGCAAAGACAACAAGTACCTGCTGACCGGGGCACAGGTGCTCGGTTTTCTGGGGCAGGTCGGCGACCGCTTCGATGCGCTGGACATCGGCGGCAAGACCGCCTTCAGCTACCACAGCGCCTATTTCGATTCGGACTCGCTGCACTGCTTTCGTGACCACAACCAGAACCGCCGCAAGCGCCTCAAGGTGCGTTACCGGCACTACGAGGACACGCAGCAGTTCTTCATGGAGGTCAAGCTCAAGGGCAACGGGGGCGAAACGTCCAAACTGCGCCGGGCCATCACCCCGGCGCATTTTGAATCGCACGAACTGCCCGCCGAGCTGGACCAGTACCTCAAATCGGTGGCGAAAAACCACCACCAGCGGGAACTGTCGGACCGCTACCGCCAGACGCTGCAGGTGCGTTACCAGCGCACCACCCTGATCGCCCAGGCCAGCCCCGAGCGGGTCACGCTCGACAACCAGCTGCACTTCGCCCAGAGCCACCGCGAGATCGCCCTGAGCGGATCGCTCTGGGTGGTCGAGGTGAAGTCGCCCAAGGGCGTGTCGGCGACCGACCGCGTGCTGAAGGACCTGGGCGCGCGGCCCGCGTCGCTGTGTTCCAAGTACTGCGTGGGTTTGTCGCTCACCTCGCCGGCGCAGCGGTCCAGCCGCTTCACCCCCACCCTCAAAAAGATCGCGGCACTGGGCTGA
- a CDS encoding DUF4956 domain-containing protein, giving the protein MNLMNYVELLTRFLFDLGAMLILIFLIYYPRYKHKETAISAALFNIFIFAVLAILSNLEFGMAAGFGLFAILALFTLRSEPISKSDMAYFFGSISIAVISAIDGTSLTLTAMLTAAVLLGVFIIDHPEILKSVNQIDVKLDSIPENFMSNPERFKALLSERLGVEVLSYRVRSVCYVTEVIQAEVDFRPK; this is encoded by the coding sequence ATGAACCTGATGAACTACGTCGAACTGCTGACCCGGTTCCTGTTTGACCTAGGGGCCATGCTGATCCTGATCTTCCTGATCTATTACCCCCGGTACAAGCACAAGGAAACCGCGATCTCGGCGGCGCTCTTCAACATCTTCATCTTCGCGGTGCTGGCCATCCTCTCCAACCTGGAGTTCGGCATGGCCGCCGGTTTCGGCCTGTTCGCCATCCTCGCGCTGTTCACCCTGCGCTCCGAGCCGATCAGCAAGTCGGACATGGCGTACTTCTTCGGCAGCATCTCCATCGCCGTGATCTCCGCCATCGACGGCACCAGCCTGACGCTGACCGCGATGCTGACCGCCGCCGTGCTTCTGGGGGTGTTCATCATCGACCACCCCGAGATCCTGAAGTCCGTCAACCAGATCGACGTGAAGCTGGATTCGATCCCGGAGAACTTCATGTCCAACCCCGAGCGCTTCAAGGCGCTGCTGTCCGAGCGCCTGGGGGTGGAGGTGCTGTCCTACCGCGTGCGCAGCGTGTGCTACGTGACCGAAGTCATCCAGGCCGAAGTGGACTTCCGCCCCAAATGA
- the gstA gene encoding glutathione transferase GstA, which translates to MKLYYSPGACSLSPHIALHEAGLAFEAIPAPTKTHRLPDGSDYYQVNPLGYVPYLVLDSGEALREGPAIVQYIADQVPQKNLAPANGSMARYQLQSWLNFIGTELHKGFSPLFNPAVPAEAKQVFKDRLLSRLTWLDGELAGKQYLMGDQFTVADGYLFTVTNWPAMVGMDITGLANLAAFRARVAARPAVQAAMKAEGLIQ; encoded by the coding sequence ATGAAGCTCTACTACTCCCCTGGCGCCTGTTCGCTCTCGCCCCACATCGCCCTGCACGAAGCCGGCCTGGCGTTCGAGGCGATTCCCGCGCCGACCAAGACGCACCGCCTGCCCGACGGCAGCGACTACTACCAAGTCAACCCGCTGGGCTACGTGCCCTACCTCGTGCTCGACAGCGGCGAAGCCCTGCGCGAAGGCCCGGCCATCGTGCAGTACATCGCCGACCAGGTGCCACAGAAAAACCTCGCCCCCGCCAACGGCAGCATGGCCCGCTACCAGCTGCAAAGCTGGCTCAACTTCATCGGCACCGAGCTGCACAAGGGCTTCAGCCCCCTGTTCAACCCGGCCGTGCCCGCAGAAGCCAAGCAAGTCTTCAAAGACCGCTTGCTCTCCCGCCTGACCTGGCTCGACGGCGAACTCGCCGGCAAGCAGTACCTGATGGGCGACCAGTTCACCGTGGCCGACGGCTACCTCTTCACGGTCACCAACTGGCCCGCCATGGTGGGCATGGACATCACCGGCTTGGCAAACCTGGCCGCCTTCCGCGCCCGCGTGGCCGCGCGCCCGGCGGTGCAGGCCGCGATGAAGGCCGAAGGTCTGATCCAGTAA
- the speB gene encoding agmatinase, with amino-acid sequence MATGQFAFASNTNRFLACEPLADQPFAIAGVPYDGVVTNRPGARFGPQAIRAASLMLCDGIHPVFDVSPAAHLGDALDMRLPNASPLPEVRRAIEAHAAALMAKHHCVFLGGDHSVTLSLLRAAKARYGGGEALACVHFDAHCDTWSDHFGEPSGHGTWTFEALQEGLISPAHTVQIGIRSSGERAAREFVADQGGQIFTARALRGLDGAGLQPVIDAIRARIGQRRCYLTLDIDVLDPAFAPGTGTPEPGGLTSSQVLTLMEALADLHWVGMDCVEVAPAYDHAELTSNAAATFVWTYLSGEVAKRQRAGG; translated from the coding sequence ATGGCCACCGGTCAATTCGCCTTCGCCAGCAACACCAACCGTTTCCTCGCCTGCGAGCCGCTGGCGGACCAGCCGTTCGCCATCGCGGGCGTGCCCTACGACGGCGTGGTGACCAACCGGCCGGGCGCGCGCTTCGGTCCGCAGGCGATCCGCGCGGCGAGCCTGATGCTGTGCGACGGCATCCACCCGGTGTTCGACGTGTCGCCCGCCGCGCACCTGGGCGATGCGCTCGACATGCGCCTGCCCAACGCCTCGCCGCTGCCCGAGGTGCGCCGTGCCATCGAGGCGCACGCGGCGGCGCTGATGGCGAAGCACCACTGCGTGTTCCTCGGCGGCGACCACTCGGTCACGCTCTCGTTGTTGCGCGCGGCCAAGGCGAGGTACGGCGGCGGCGAGGCGCTGGCCTGTGTGCACTTCGACGCGCACTGCGACACCTGGAGCGACCACTTCGGCGAGCCCTCGGGCCACGGCACCTGGACCTTCGAGGCGCTGCAGGAGGGGCTGATCAGCCCGGCGCACACGGTGCAGATCGGCATCCGCTCCAGCGGTGAGCGCGCCGCGCGGGAGTTTGTTGCCGACCAGGGCGGGCAGATCTTCACGGCGCGCGCGTTGCGTGGGCTGGACGGCGCGGGGCTGCAACCCGTGATCGACGCGATCCGCGCGCGCATCGGCCAGCGGCGGTGTTACCTGACGCTGGACATCGACGTGCTCGACCCGGCCTTCGCCCCCGGCACCGGCACGCCCGAGCCCGGCGGCCTGACGAGTTCGCAGGTGCTCACGCTGATGGAAGCGCTGGCCGATCTGCACTGGGTGGGCATGGACTGCGTCGAGGTGGCCCCGGCCTACGACCACGCGGAGCTGACGAGCAACGCCGCCGCGACGTTCGTGTGGACCTACCTGAGCGGTGAGGTCGCCAAACGCCAACGCGCAGGAGGATGA
- a CDS encoding NAD(P)/FAD-dependent oxidoreductase translates to MFQRSLIGSDTQLNQTSYYEASVQRPAPCPPLQGSVQADVVVVGAGFAGLSAALELSARGLSVVVLEADRIGSGASGRNGGQAIVGYASGQGPFEQQLGAADAQRAWDMSVEAVELIEQRIAQHGIPCDWRRGYTYVADSPRKARALREECDHHNARGIASEWAEGADVARFIQSPRYVAAFHETTSGHLHPLKYALGLARAAQATGVRIFEGSPVTTLTRGSRLVASTPQGQVTARFGVLAGNCMLPEYGPKVAPEIAPRIMPVGTYMIGTAPLDPALCQQLIPNLAAVCDNNFVLDYFRFSADHRMLFGGRVSYTAMTPPNLKSLMAQRMGEVFPALKDVPVEFVWGGFVDISMNRAPDFGRLGDNLYYLQGFSGHGVALTGLAGQLVAETIAGQAGRFDVFARLKHREFPGGAALRTPSLALGMLWHRLKDAL, encoded by the coding sequence ATGTTCCAGCGCTCCCTGATCGGCTCGGACACCCAGCTCAACCAGACCAGCTACTACGAGGCCAGCGTGCAGCGGCCCGCGCCCTGCCCGCCACTGCAGGGCTCGGTGCAGGCCGACGTGGTGGTCGTGGGCGCGGGCTTCGCGGGGCTGAGTGCGGCGCTGGAACTCAGCGCACGTGGCCTTTCGGTGGTGGTGCTGGAGGCCGACCGCATCGGCTCGGGCGCGAGCGGGCGCAACGGCGGGCAGGCCATCGTGGGTTACGCAAGCGGGCAGGGGCCGTTCGAGCAACAGCTGGGCGCGGCCGACGCGCAGCGCGCCTGGGACATGTCGGTCGAGGCCGTGGAGCTGATCGAGCAGCGCATTGCACAACACGGCATTCCATGCGACTGGCGCCGCGGCTACACCTACGTGGCCGACTCGCCGAGAAAGGCGCGCGCGCTGCGCGAAGAGTGCGATCACCACAACGCCCGCGGCATCGCCAGCGAGTGGGCCGAGGGTGCCGACGTGGCGCGCTTCATCCAGAGCCCGCGCTACGTGGCCGCCTTTCACGAAACCACCTCGGGCCACCTGCACCCGCTGAAGTACGCGCTGGGCCTGGCGCGCGCGGCGCAGGCGACGGGCGTGCGCATCTTCGAAGGCTCGCCGGTGACCACGCTGACGCGCGGCAGCCGCCTGGTGGCGAGCACACCGCAGGGGCAGGTGACGGCGCGCTTTGGCGTGCTGGCGGGCAACTGCATGCTGCCGGAATACGGGCCGAAGGTGGCGCCCGAGATCGCGCCGCGCATCATGCCCGTGGGCACCTACATGATCGGCACCGCGCCGCTGGACCCGGCGCTGTGTCAGCAACTGATCCCCAACCTCGCGGCCGTGTGCGACAACAACTTCGTGCTTGACTACTTCCGCTTCAGCGCCGACCACCGCATGCTGTTCGGTGGCCGCGTGAGTTACACGGCGATGACGCCGCCGAACCTCAAGAGCCTGATGGCGCAGCGCATGGGTGAGGTGTTCCCGGCGCTGAAAGACGTGCCGGTCGAGTTCGTGTGGGGCGGCTTCGTGGACATCAGCATGAACCGCGCGCCCGACTTCGGGCGGCTGGGCGACAACCTCTATTACCTGCAGGGCTTCAGCGGCCACGGCGTGGCGCTCACCGGGCTGGCCGGCCAGCTGGTGGCCGAGACCATCGCGGGGCAGGCCGGGCGTTTCGACGTGTTCGCCCGCCTGAAGCACCGCGAGTTTCCCGGCGGGGCTGCGTTGCGCACGCCCAGCCTGGCGCTGGGCATGTTGTGGCACCGGCTGAAAGACGCGCTGTAG
- a CDS encoding beta/gamma crystallin-related protein, with translation MHTSSSTLLALACIAFTAPAAAQATFYENGNYQGRSMQANNQVPRFDRYGFNDRSSSVVVVGNRWEVCEDTNFRGSCMVLRPGRYASLRDMGLNDRVSSARVIARNARVNNDRYAPLPLSAQATFYERRDFEGESFTTTAPVTRFQRHGFNDRATSAVVIGERWEVCEDNRYRGDCVVLRPGRYPSLAAMGLNNSISSARAVERNNRTDNRREAPEPVAVYDSRRRGSERLYEADVTSARAVLATPGQQCWVEREQLGQAQSNANVPAALAGALIGGILGHQVGGGSGKDIATVGGVIAGAALGSRVGRDGQPATQDVQRCRDVPGGARPAYWDVSYNFRGQDHRVQMTSAPGQRITVNEQGEPRQQ, from the coding sequence ATGCACACCTCTTCAAGCACCCTGCTGGCCTTGGCCTGCATTGCATTCACGGCGCCCGCCGCTGCCCAGGCCACGTTCTATGAGAACGGCAACTACCAGGGCCGGTCGATGCAGGCCAACAACCAGGTGCCCCGGTTTGACCGCTACGGTTTCAACGACCGCAGTTCATCGGTGGTGGTCGTCGGCAACCGCTGGGAGGTTTGCGAGGACACCAACTTCCGCGGGTCCTGCATGGTGCTGCGCCCGGGGCGCTACGCCTCGCTCCGGGACATGGGGCTGAACGACCGCGTCTCGTCGGCACGGGTGATTGCCCGCAACGCCCGCGTGAACAACGACCGCTACGCGCCCCTGCCCCTGTCGGCCCAGGCCACGTTCTACGAACGCCGCGATTTCGAGGGTGAGTCCTTCACCACCACGGCCCCGGTGACCCGTTTCCAGCGCCATGGTTTCAACGACCGCGCCACCTCGGCCGTGGTGATCGGCGAACGCTGGGAGGTGTGCGAAGACAACCGCTACCGGGGTGACTGCGTGGTGCTGCGCCCGGGGCGCTACCCCTCGCTCGCGGCCATGGGCCTGAACAACAGCATCTCGTCGGCGCGCGCCGTGGAACGCAACAACCGCACCGACAACCGGCGCGAGGCGCCCGAGCCTGTGGCGGTCTACGACAGCCGGCGCCGCGGCAGTGAACGCCTGTATGAGGCCGACGTCACATCGGCGCGCGCCGTGCTGGCCACGCCCGGGCAACAATGCTGGGTGGAGCGCGAGCAACTCGGTCAGGCCCAGAGCAACGCCAACGTGCCGGCCGCCCTCGCGGGTGCGCTCATCGGCGGCATCCTGGGCCACCAGGTGGGTGGCGGCAGCGGCAAGGACATCGCCACCGTGGGCGGCGTGATCGCCGGCGCCGCGCTGGGTTCGAGGGTGGGCCGCGACGGTCAGCCCGCCACGCAGGACGTGCAACGCTGCCGCGACGTGCCCGGCGGCGCACGCCCGGCGTACTGGGACGTGTCCTACAACTTCCGCGGGCAAGACCACCGCGTGCAGATGACCAGCGCACCGGGCCAGCGCATCACGGTGAACGAACAGGGCGAACCGCGCCAGCAGTGA
- a CDS encoding DUF3052 domain-containing protein produces the protein MTTPGYSGTPLVKKLGFKPSGRVCVIGAPDGYEAWLHPLPDGLVFEPQAHAQTDLVHLFTTDKAELARRLSDLRQRLNPTAALWVSWPKKASKLPTDITEDTIRELGLPLGWVDIKVCAVSDVWSGLKLVVRKTLR, from the coding sequence ATGACCACCCCCGGCTACTCCGGAACGCCGCTGGTCAAGAAACTGGGTTTCAAGCCCTCGGGGCGCGTGTGCGTGATCGGTGCGCCGGACGGCTACGAGGCCTGGCTCCACCCGCTGCCGGACGGTCTGGTCTTCGAACCGCAGGCCCACGCCCAGACCGATCTTGTCCACCTGTTCACCACGGACAAGGCCGAGCTGGCGCGACGGCTGAGCGACCTGCGCCAGCGGCTGAACCCCACGGCCGCGCTCTGGGTGTCCTGGCCCAAGAAGGCGTCCAAGCTGCCCACCGACATCACCGAAGACACCATCCGCGAACTCGGGCTGCCCCTGGGCTGGGTGGACATCAAGGTCTGTGCGGTCTCAGACGTCTGGTCGGGGCTCAAGCTGGTGGTGCGCAAAACGCTGCGCTAG